Proteins encoded by one window of Corynebacterium amycolatum:
- a CDS encoding MazG nucleotide pyrophosphohydrolase domain-containing protein gives MTIIKLDSRFPTAIPLEAASLLTGEVSYTEEVPIRVRWAIADAGGHSVSRAEILVTTDMENDEVLDRLDAGEKVYSVELDDAPDPAAPADPAAPVAAAPVQESAPEPESEPVAEPLTLQEQLAAARLPHVVEAVDIMAAARRTGQWEARQTHKSLLPYLIEETYEFVDAVNEGGDIRSELSDLLLQVLFHAEIAEDFDFDDVATDFVLKMRARQPYLFDGTVAEGEMVSEEEQERLWTYGRGRPRSNPATQLPALTLAEEAIRRARALGLSDADIPVEILVPTPGLETESGAEERTRQASRAFLAELAQMENQQAGSAEQWAAGSEDNEGAEDLGPSESDS, from the coding sequence ATGACTATCATCAAGCTCGATAGCCGCTTTCCAACTGCGATTCCGCTGGAAGCCGCTAGCCTGCTGACCGGTGAAGTCAGCTACACCGAAGAAGTCCCGATCCGTGTGCGCTGGGCAATCGCCGACGCCGGTGGGCACTCGGTGTCTCGGGCGGAGATTCTGGTCACCACCGATATGGAAAATGATGAGGTACTCGATCGCCTCGATGCGGGCGAGAAAGTCTACTCGGTCGAGCTGGATGATGCGCCGGACCCAGCAGCTCCAGCGGACCCGGCCGCTCCGGTTGCCGCGGCTCCCGTGCAGGAGTCGGCGCCGGAACCAGAATCGGAACCAGTGGCAGAACCGCTGACTCTGCAGGAACAGCTTGCCGCAGCTCGTCTGCCCCACGTCGTCGAGGCTGTGGACATCATGGCGGCCGCACGGCGCACGGGGCAGTGGGAAGCTCGCCAGACGCACAAGAGCCTGCTGCCGTATCTCATTGAAGAGACCTACGAGTTTGTCGATGCAGTCAACGAAGGCGGTGACATTCGTAGCGAGCTGTCAGATCTGCTGCTGCAAGTCCTCTTCCACGCTGAAATCGCTGAGGACTTCGACTTCGACGACGTGGCGACCGACTTTGTTTTGAAGATGCGAGCTCGTCAGCCGTACCTCTTCGACGGCACTGTGGCCGAGGGAGAAATGGTCTCGGAGGAAGAGCAGGAGCGACTGTGGACTTACGGCCGCGGACGTCCGCGCTCGAACCCGGCTACGCAGTTGCCAGCTCTGACTTTGGCTGAGGAAGCCATCCGCCGCGCACGTGCGCTGGGACTGTCCGATGCCGACATTCCAGTGGAGATTCTGGTCCCGACCCCGGGACTGGAGACTGAGTCCGGTGCTGAAGAGCGGACCCGACAGGCTTCACGCGCATTCCTGGCTGAGCTGGCCCAGATGGAGAATCAGCAGGCCGGTAGTGCTGAGCAGTGGGCAGCGGGCAGCGAAGATAACGAAGGGGCTGAGGACCTCGGCCCGTCGGAAAGCGACAGCTAG
- a CDS encoding septum formation initiator family protein: MSASDRSRRGTQSRPAGAGQRSAAAIASGMRSLSTAQKIGIGLLVLFLVSVLAIPLRTFAQQQADVAATQDNIVRMEQRIEQLEDEKELYSNPAYIKEQARLRLGLVEPGETPFRILDPAVGEQPVTQPEEMPQHQAKKWYETLWDSISIPPEPEETRPNPGRDQATRPESLPTVPES; encoded by the coding sequence ATGAGTGCATCGGACCGATCTCGCCGCGGAACACAGTCGCGCCCTGCAGGGGCGGGGCAGCGTTCGGCAGCGGCAATCGCATCGGGAATGCGCTCGCTGAGCACGGCACAGAAGATCGGGATTGGTCTGCTGGTACTTTTCTTAGTATCTGTTCTCGCAATCCCGCTGCGGACTTTTGCACAACAGCAGGCGGATGTAGCCGCAACGCAGGACAATATTGTTCGCATGGAACAGCGAATTGAGCAGCTAGAGGATGAAAAGGAGCTTTACTCCAACCCTGCCTATATCAAGGAGCAGGCACGTCTGCGCCTGGGGCTGGTAGAGCCGGGGGAGACCCCATTCCGTATCCTCGATCCGGCAGTGGGCGAACAGCCCGTGACGCAACCGGAGGAAATGCCGCAGCACCAGGCCAAGAAGTGGTACGAGACTCTGTGGGATTCCATTTCCATCCCGCCCGAGCCTGAAGAGACTCGCCCTAATCCGGGGCGCGATCAGGCAACGAGGCCTGAGAGCTTGCCGACGGTACCGGAGTCCTAA
- a CDS encoding lytic transglycosylase domain-containing protein has translation MPSNSPFDEYAHPAPRGAKSRGRSRGKKKSSRGCGCLGLTSLAVLIIIGTVGALAMFTGPVIPSLTKKPIPDNVPPAAAEPPPMIDVNAPGRTSEQLRQWAQQISPKTGISEDALRAYGNAYVIAAEQFPNCHLEWNTLAGLGKVETNHGTYSGNWLKPAHIGADGVVRPTIIGPPLDGTNGFAEVLDTDNGELDGDTEYDRAVGPMQFIPETWHRFAMDASGDGVADPNNIDDATATTARMLCSGERDLATPEGWASAIRSYNQSEQYLRDVRDAAANYALNQPA, from the coding sequence ATGCCTTCTAATTCTCCCTTTGATGAATACGCGCACCCCGCACCCCGCGGGGCGAAGTCGCGTGGCCGCAGTAGGGGGAAAAAGAAGTCCTCGCGAGGCTGTGGCTGCCTCGGTCTAACCTCCCTGGCGGTGCTGATTATCATTGGCACGGTTGGGGCGTTGGCGATGTTCACTGGACCCGTTATCCCGTCGTTGACCAAGAAGCCGATTCCGGACAATGTGCCGCCTGCCGCGGCTGAGCCACCGCCGATGATTGATGTCAACGCGCCCGGGCGCACCTCTGAACAGCTCCGACAGTGGGCGCAGCAGATTTCCCCGAAGACGGGGATTTCTGAGGACGCCCTCCGCGCCTACGGCAACGCATATGTGATTGCGGCCGAACAGTTCCCGAACTGCCACCTGGAGTGGAACACGCTTGCAGGACTGGGCAAGGTGGAGACTAATCATGGCACGTACTCGGGCAATTGGCTCAAGCCGGCGCATATCGGTGCCGATGGGGTAGTGCGTCCGACGATTATCGGCCCGCCGCTGGACGGCACGAATGGCTTCGCCGAGGTTCTCGATACTGACAATGGCGAACTCGACGGTGACACAGAGTATGACCGCGCTGTGGGGCCGATGCAGTTTATTCCCGAGACATGGCATCGCTTTGCGATGGATGCTTCGGGTGATGGTGTCGCCGACCCCAACAACATCGACGACGCGACTGCGACAACCGCACGGATGCTCTGCAGTGGGGAACGCGACCTCGCCACCCCGGAAGGGTGGGCATCTGCAATTCGCTCATATAACCAATCTGAGCAGTATCTTCGCGATGTTCGGGACGCTGCGGCGAACTATGCGCTGAATCAGCCCGCATAG
- the eno gene encoding phosphopyruvate hydratase has protein sequence MAAIIELNAREILDSRGNPTVEVEVLLEDGAVGRAAVPSGASTGVHEAHELRDGEDRYLGKGVQKAVRAVLEEIEDAIIGLEAEDQRLVDKTMIELDGTDNKSRLGANAILGVSMAVAKAAAESAGLDLFRYVGGPNGHVLPVPMMNILNGGAHADSGVDVQEFMIAPIGAPTFKEALRVGAEVYHALKKVIKDKGLSTGLGDEGGFAPSVDSTKAALDLIVEAIEAAGYKLGDDVALALDVASSEFFKDGKYHFEGGEHTAEEMADVYADLVENYAIVSIEDPLQEDDWEGYTKLTAQLGDKVQIVGDDFFVTNPKRLAEGIEKKAANALLVKVNQIGSLSETFEAVAMAHNAGYKTMMSHRSGETEDTTIADLAVGLNCGQIKTGAPARSERVAKYNQLLRIEEYLGDAAVYAGRSAFPRLK, from the coding sequence ATGGCTGCAATCATCGAGTTGAACGCACGCGAAATTCTGGACTCCCGTGGTAACCCGACCGTTGAGGTTGAGGTGCTGTTGGAAGACGGCGCTGTGGGCCGCGCTGCGGTTCCGTCCGGTGCCTCTACCGGTGTACACGAGGCTCACGAGCTCCGCGATGGTGAGGATCGTTACCTGGGCAAGGGTGTCCAGAAGGCTGTCCGCGCGGTGCTCGAGGAGATTGAGGACGCAATTATTGGCCTCGAGGCTGAGGATCAGCGTCTGGTTGACAAGACCATGATTGAGCTGGACGGCACCGACAACAAGTCTCGCCTGGGTGCCAACGCCATTCTCGGTGTGTCCATGGCCGTTGCCAAGGCCGCTGCTGAGTCCGCTGGCCTGGACCTGTTCCGCTATGTCGGTGGCCCGAACGGCCACGTTCTACCGGTCCCGATGATGAATATCCTCAACGGTGGTGCACATGCGGACTCCGGCGTTGACGTCCAGGAGTTCATGATTGCTCCGATTGGCGCCCCGACCTTCAAGGAGGCACTGCGTGTCGGCGCTGAGGTCTACCACGCACTGAAGAAGGTCATCAAGGACAAGGGTCTGTCCACTGGTCTCGGCGATGAGGGCGGCTTCGCTCCGTCGGTTGACTCCACCAAGGCTGCTCTTGACCTGATTGTTGAGGCAATTGAGGCCGCTGGCTACAAGCTGGGCGACGACGTCGCTCTGGCTCTCGACGTGGCTTCTTCCGAGTTCTTCAAGGACGGCAAGTACCACTTCGAGGGCGGCGAGCACACCGCTGAGGAGATGGCCGATGTCTACGCTGACCTGGTTGAGAACTACGCCATCGTCTCCATCGAGGATCCACTGCAGGAAGATGACTGGGAGGGCTACACCAAGCTGACCGCTCAGCTTGGTGACAAGGTCCAGATTGTCGGCGATGACTTCTTCGTTACCAACCCGAAGCGTCTGGCTGAGGGCATTGAGAAGAAGGCCGCTAACGCTCTGCTGGTCAAGGTCAACCAGATCGGTTCCCTGTCTGAGACCTTCGAGGCCGTCGCAATGGCCCACAACGCCGGTTACAAGACCATGATGTCGCACCGCTCCGGTGAGACTGAGGACACCACCATCGCTGACCTGGCCGTCGGTCTCAACTGTGGCCAGATCAAGACCGGTGCTCCGGCTCGCTCCGAGCGCGTTGCTAAGTACAACCAGCTGCTGCGCATCGAAGAGTACCTCGGCGACGCTGCAGTCTACGCTGGCCGCAGCGCTTTCCCGCGTCTTAAGTAA
- a CDS encoding DUF501 domain-containing protein, protein MSVDTADLEVIAEQLGREPRGVVDISYRSPDGTPGVVKTKPRLDDGTPFPTLFYLTDPRLTAEASRLETTGVMKEMTARLESDEELAADYQRAHEAFLAERNEMEDLGTDFSGGGMPTRVKCLHVLIAYALAKGPDHFRLGTESVALAAENEKLRGTAIPADWPTISELGIAYPGVEG, encoded by the coding sequence ATGTCTGTGGATACCGCAGATTTGGAAGTGATAGCGGAGCAGCTCGGACGTGAACCACGGGGTGTAGTGGACATCTCTTACCGCAGCCCCGACGGCACTCCTGGTGTGGTCAAGACGAAGCCTCGTTTGGACGATGGCACTCCGTTTCCCACGCTCTTTTACCTGACTGATCCGCGACTCACCGCGGAGGCCTCCCGGTTGGAGACGACCGGCGTGATGAAGGAAATGACCGCGCGTCTGGAAAGTGACGAAGAGCTTGCCGCCGATTACCAGCGTGCACACGAGGCGTTTCTGGCGGAGCGCAATGAGATGGAAGACCTGGGCACGGACTTCTCCGGTGGTGGCATGCCGACGCGCGTGAAGTGCCTACACGTTCTTATTGCCTACGCGTTGGCAAAGGGGCCGGATCACTTCCGACTGGGTACGGAGTCAGTGGCGCTGGCGGCGGAGAATGAGAAGCTGCGCGGCACCGCGATTCCCGCGGACTGGCCGACGATTTCCGAGCTCGGTATTGCGTATCCGGGGGTGGAGGGATAA
- a CDS encoding Ppx/GppA phosphatase family protein, giving the protein MTTLAAVDCGTNSLRLLISRVEVVDGVLEITELHRLMEIVRLGQGVDATGMLAPEALERVREALTKYAELMQVEKVQAVRMVATSATRDASNRDDFFAMTREILAPWGAEAEVISGDEEAALSFRGAVDDLEPELGPYCVIDVGGGSTEVIVGDHDGTVAGSDSVAMGSVRLTERFLQASPPTAEQVQEARSYVAELADEIVAKVPVDKARTIVGCAGTFTTLSALAQGLETYDPEAIHLSQLRFAALRALTASVVETDAESLAANPVMHPKRADVFAGGSIIVDGLIDMFEALPLSEAAKEEQRFFYISEKDILDGIVASLVDTHIAH; this is encoded by the coding sequence ATGACGACTCTCGCTGCCGTCGACTGCGGCACTAACTCGCTTCGACTGCTTATCAGCCGGGTCGAGGTCGTCGATGGAGTTCTCGAAATCACAGAACTGCACCGACTGATGGAAATCGTCCGCCTTGGCCAGGGCGTGGATGCCACTGGCATGCTGGCCCCGGAGGCACTGGAGCGCGTGCGGGAGGCTCTGACGAAGTATGCAGAGCTTATGCAAGTCGAAAAAGTCCAAGCAGTCCGAATGGTGGCGACATCGGCGACGCGCGACGCAAGCAACCGCGACGATTTCTTCGCCATGACCCGCGAGATTCTCGCTCCGTGGGGTGCAGAGGCCGAGGTTATTTCCGGCGACGAGGAAGCCGCGCTGTCCTTCCGCGGGGCAGTCGATGACTTGGAGCCCGAGCTGGGGCCGTATTGCGTCATCGACGTCGGCGGCGGCTCCACCGAGGTTATTGTCGGTGACCACGATGGTACGGTAGCCGGCTCTGATTCCGTGGCTATGGGCAGTGTGCGCTTGACCGAACGGTTCCTGCAGGCCTCGCCGCCGACGGCGGAGCAGGTCCAGGAGGCGCGTTCGTATGTTGCGGAACTGGCCGACGAGATTGTTGCGAAGGTGCCTGTCGACAAGGCTCGCACCATCGTCGGCTGCGCCGGGACCTTCACCACTCTGTCGGCGCTGGCACAGGGCCTAGAAACCTACGACCCGGAGGCAATCCACCTGTCGCAGCTGCGCTTTGCGGCGTTGCGTGCGTTGACAGCATCCGTCGTCGAGACCGATGCGGAATCCCTTGCTGCGAATCCGGTCATGCACCCGAAGCGCGCGGATGTCTTCGCCGGTGGTTCCATCATTGTTGACGGTCTGATAGACATGTTTGAGGCGTTGCCGCTTTCCGAGGCAGCCAAGGAAGAGCAGCGCTTTTTCTACATCAGCGAGAAGGATATCCTCGACGGAATTGTGGCGAGTTTGGTAGACACCCATATCGCCCATTAA
- a CDS encoding succinic semialdehyde dehydrogenase, whose translation MTASTATTNRTTIRNPLNDELVARLLQRVTVADKSKTATISAPFTGQELAQIPVGTQADVDEAFKRARAAQKKWARMAPEKRGEVLHHFHDLLFTHCDQVLDLLQAETGKNRASAHEELVHTAITARYYGNQGPKLLEPKRAHGAVPVLSKTTVYHHPKGVVGVIAPWNYPLTLAVSDALAALMAGNAIVLKPDSTTPFTALFAVDLLYRAGLPEDLFQVIPGPGRVVGQGIVGQCDFLMFTGSSETGRSLAQQCGERLISFSAELGGKNPLIVAEDANINRAVEGARIGCFTNSGHLCVSIERIYVVDSVWDEFVPAFTDRVKAMSIGAGYEWETEMGCLQSQGQFDIVKSMVDEAIEAGATVLAGGRPRPDLGPLFYEPTVLTDVPEGVALLTEEVFGPVVVLQRVSDVHEAIAKSNDSRYGLNASLWTSPRRAKELAPQLEAGTVNVNDGFAAAFASVDAPMGGFKDSGVGRRQAAGGLLKYTDAQTVTVQRLSPVSMPQMPRELYSKVFNTALVLGKKFNVLP comes from the coding sequence ATGACAGCATCTACTGCCACGACAAACCGAACTACCATCCGCAATCCGCTTAACGACGAGCTCGTTGCCCGCCTTCTTCAGCGCGTCACGGTAGCTGATAAGTCGAAGACCGCCACTATCTCGGCGCCATTTACCGGCCAGGAGCTGGCGCAGATTCCTGTCGGTACCCAGGCCGATGTCGACGAGGCCTTCAAGCGTGCCCGTGCGGCGCAGAAGAAGTGGGCCCGCATGGCACCGGAAAAGCGCGGCGAAGTGCTGCACCACTTCCACGACCTGTTGTTTACCCACTGCGACCAGGTGCTGGATTTACTGCAGGCCGAGACCGGCAAGAACCGAGCCAGTGCCCACGAGGAGCTCGTACACACCGCCATCACAGCTCGTTACTACGGCAACCAGGGGCCGAAGCTGCTGGAGCCGAAGCGAGCACACGGCGCAGTACCGGTGCTGTCCAAAACCACCGTTTATCACCACCCCAAGGGTGTCGTCGGTGTTATTGCGCCGTGGAATTACCCGCTGACTCTCGCGGTTTCCGACGCGCTAGCTGCGCTGATGGCCGGTAACGCCATCGTGCTCAAGCCGGACAGCACCACTCCGTTTACCGCTCTCTTCGCTGTCGATTTGCTCTACCGCGCTGGTCTTCCGGAAGATCTCTTCCAGGTCATTCCAGGTCCGGGTCGCGTGGTCGGCCAGGGCATTGTCGGCCAGTGCGACTTCCTGATGTTCACCGGCTCCTCCGAGACCGGCCGCTCACTGGCACAGCAGTGCGGCGAGCGCCTGATTAGTTTCTCCGCGGAGCTCGGCGGCAAGAACCCGCTGATTGTCGCTGAGGATGCCAACATCAACCGCGCGGTCGAGGGCGCGCGCATCGGCTGCTTCACCAACTCCGGTCACCTGTGCGTGTCCATTGAGCGAATCTATGTCGTGGACTCCGTCTGGGACGAATTCGTCCCGGCATTCACCGACCGCGTGAAGGCAATGTCCATCGGCGCTGGCTACGAGTGGGAAACCGAAATGGGCTGCCTACAGTCGCAGGGGCAGTTCGACATCGTCAAGTCCATGGTCGACGAGGCCATCGAGGCCGGCGCCACTGTACTGGCCGGTGGTCGTCCTCGTCCCGATCTGGGACCGCTGTTCTACGAGCCAACCGTGCTTACCGACGTCCCGGAGGGCGTCGCCCTGCTGACCGAAGAGGTATTCGGCCCAGTAGTAGTCCTCCAGCGCGTCTCGGATGTTCATGAGGCCATCGCCAAGTCCAACGATTCCCGTTATGGCCTCAACGCTTCGCTGTGGACCTCCCCGCGTCGCGCAAAGGAGCTGGCTCCACAGCTTGAGGCCGGCACCGTCAATGTCAACGATGGTTTTGCTGCGGCCTTCGCGTCTGTCGATGCCCCGATGGGTGGTTTCAAGGATTCGGGTGTGGGCCGTCGTCAAGCAGCGGGCGGCTTGCTGAAGTACACCGATGCGCAGACGGTGACCGTGCAGCGTCTTTCCCCGGTGTCGATGCCACAGATGCCGCGTGAGCTGTACTCGAAGGTGTTCAACACGGCACTTGTTCTCGGCAAGAAGTTCAACGTCCTGCCGTAA